A genome region from Gossypium hirsutum isolate 1008001.06 chromosome A04, Gossypium_hirsutum_v2.1, whole genome shotgun sequence includes the following:
- the LOC107915337 gene encoding pathogenesis-related protein STH-2 → MGVVTYNYESTSPVAPARLFKAFSLEADKVWPKAAPQAVKSVEVEANPGPGSIVKINFAEGLPFQYMKHQIGGHDDKNLSYSYSLIEGGPLGDKLEKISYDNKFEAAAGGGSLCKSSMKFYTVGDYVITEDEIKAQIKGSEGVYKAVEAYLLANPDACN, encoded by the exons ATGGGTGTTGTCACTTATAACTATGAGTCTACCTCTCCAGTCGCCCCTGCCAGGCTTTTCAAGGCTTTTTCTCTTGAAGCTGACAAGGTTTGGCCCAAGGCTGCTCCTCAGGCAGTCAAGAGTGTTGAGGTTGAAGCTAATCCTGGCCCTGGAAGTATCGTAAAGATCAACTTTGCTGAAG GCCTTCCATTCCAATATATGAAGCACCAGATTGGAGGACATGACGACAAGAATTTGTCATACAGTTATAGTTTGATCGAAGGTGGACCTTTGGGGGACAAGCTTGAGAAAATCAGCTATGACAACAAGTTTGAGGCAGCTGCAGGTGGAGGAAGCCTTTGCAAGAGCTCGATGAAATTTTACACTGTTGGCGACTATGTGATCACTGAAGATGAGATCAAGGCTCAAATCAAAGGGAGTGAAGGAGTTTACAAGGCTGTTGAAGCTTACCTCTTGGCTAACCCTGATGCCTGCAACTAA